One window of the Magnolia sinica isolate HGM2019 chromosome 19, MsV1, whole genome shotgun sequence genome contains the following:
- the LOC131234812 gene encoding 1-deoxy-D-xylulose 5-phosphate reductoisomerase, chloroplastic, with protein MSLKFSFPGEIGAISFIGSSKGSLQRLKGGFVLKRKESGTAFVRGARCSAQAPPPAWPGRAVVEPGRNAWDGPKPISIVGSTGSIGTQTLDIVAENPDKFRVVALAAGSNVTLLADQVKTFKPLLVAVRNESLVDELKEALADAEYKPEIIPGEQGVIEVARHPDAVTVVTGIVGCAGLKPTVAAIEAGKDIALANKETLIAGGPFVLPLADKHKVKILPADSEHSAIFQCIQGLPEGALRRIILTASGGAFRDWPVEKLKEVKVADALKHPNWSMGKKITVDSATLFNKGLEVIEAHYLYGSEYDDIEIVIHPQSIIHSMIETQDSSVLAQLGWPDMRLPILYTLSWPDRIYCSEITWPRLDLCKLGSLTFKAPDNVKYPSMDLAYAAGRAGGTMTGVLSAANEKAVEMFIDEKISYLDIFKVVELTCAEHRKELVTKPSLEEIIHYDLWARDFAASLQTSSVPA; from the exons ATGTCTTTGAAATTCTCATTTCCGGGAGAAATTGGAGCGATTTCCTTCATCGGTTCCAGTAAAGGAAGCCTTCAAAGGCTCAAAG GTGGGTTCGTTTTGAAGCGAAAAGAGAGTGGAACAGCATTTGTAAGGGGAGCCCGTTGTTCTGCACAAGCACCTCCTCCAGCCTGGCCAGGACGAGCTGTTGTAGAGCCGGGACGGAACGCATGGGACGGCCCCAAGCCTATCTCGATCGTTGGATCGACAGGTTCCATCGGAACCCAG ACGTTGGACATAGTAGCCGAGAACCCAGATAAATTCAGAGTCGTTGCATTGGCAGCTGGTTCAAATGTGACTCTTCTTGCTGATCAG GTGAAAACATTCAAACCTCTGTTGGTTGCTGTTAGAAATGAGTCATTAgttgatgaactcaaagaggcgTTGGCTGATGCCGAATACAAGCCTGAAATTATTCCTGGAGAGCAAGGTGTCATAGAG GTTGCCCGCCACCCAGATGCTGTCACAGTCGTCACGGGAATAGTTGGTTGTGCAGGTTTGAAG CCCACAGTAGCTGCAATAGAGGCTGGAAAAGATATAGCATTGGCAAACAAAGAGACCCTGATCGCTGGAGGTCCCTTTGTTCTTCCTCTAGCAGACAAGCATAAAGTGAAAATACTTCCTGCGGATTCAGAACATTCTGCCATTTTCCAG TGTATACAGGGCCTGCCGGAGGGTGCACTTCGCCGCATCATTTTGACTGCTTCTGGAGGGGCTTTCAG GGATTGGCCTGTTGAAAAATTGAAGGAAGTAAAAGTTGCTGATGCTTTGAAGCATCCAAACTGGAGTATGGGGAAGAAGATCACCGTGGACTCTGCTACCCTATTCAACAAG GGTCTAGAAGTTATTGAAGCTCACTATCTGTATGGGTCTGAATATGATGATATCGAGATTGTAATTCATCCACAGTCAATCATACATTCTATGATTGAAACACAG GATTCATCGGTTCTAGCTCAGTTGGGATGGCCTGATATGCGCCTACCAATTCTTTACACATTATCATGGCCAGACAGAATTTACTGCTCCGAAATCACCTGGCCTCGGCTCGATCTTTGCAA GTTGGGTTCGCTAACATTTAAAGCCCCTGATAATGTGAAATACCCATCCATGGATCTTGCTTATGCTGCTGGGCGGGCTGGAGGTACCATGACTGGAGTTCTCAGTGCAGCTAATGAGAAGGCTGTGGAAATGTTCATTGACGAAAA GATCAGCTACCTTGATATCTTCAAGGTTGTGGAACTCACATGCGCCGAGCACAGGAAGGAGTTGGTGACCAAACCATCTCTGGAAGAGATCATACATTATGACTTGTGGGCCCGAGACTTTGCTGCGAGCTTACAAACATCTTCTGTTCCGGCATAA